From a region of the Coprococcus comes ATCC 27758 genome:
- a CDS encoding DeoR/GlpR family DNA-binding transcription regulator produces MLAEERFSEILKLVNEHKTITVQELTELLDMSESTIRRDLTTLHKKGKLIKVHGGATAVNMAQYTRDESVAVRQDLNIDEKVQIGKYASSLIEKDDFVYIDAGTTTDFLIDFLTEQDAVYVTNGIMHAKKLTQKGCIVYLIGGELKEATLALVGEEAMKTLGRYHFTKGFFGTNGIHIESGCTTPDIREAAIKEMAILRSAKAYILADSTKFGQVAPVTFSELDAVDIITTKLKDATFNKYKNIVEVAK; encoded by the coding sequence GTGCTTGCAGAAGAAAGATTCAGTGAAATTCTGAAATTAGTGAATGAACACAAGACAATCACTGTTCAGGAACTGACCGAGCTTCTGGATATGTCAGAGTCAACGATACGAAGAGATCTGACAACACTTCATAAAAAAGGAAAGCTGATCAAGGTACATGGTGGTGCAACCGCAGTCAATATGGCGCAGTACACCAGAGACGAATCTGTTGCAGTCAGACAGGATCTGAACATTGATGAAAAGGTGCAGATCGGAAAGTATGCATCATCTTTGATTGAAAAAGATGATTTCGTCTATATCGATGCAGGGACAACCACTGATTTTCTGATTGATTTTCTGACAGAGCAGGACGCTGTGTATGTGACAAACGGAATCATGCATGCGAAGAAGCTGACACAGAAAGGATGTATAGTTTATCTGATCGGTGGGGAATTAAAAGAAGCAACGCTGGCACTGGTCGGAGAGGAAGCAATGAAAACCCTGGGAAGATACCATTTCACAAAAGGATTCTTCGGAACCAATGGGATTCATATAGAGAGTGGATGCACCACACCGGATATCCGGGAGGCTGCGATCAAAGAGATGGCAATCTTAAGAAGCGCAAAGGCTTACATCCTTGCAGATTCAACCAAATTCGGTCAGGTAGCACCGGTAACATTTTCAGAACTGGATGCAGTGGACATCATTACAACAAAGCTTAAGGATGCTACATTTAACAAATATAAAAATATTGTGGAGGTTGCAAAATAA
- a CDS encoding PTS fructose transporter subunit IIABC, which produces MKITDLLKKQSICLDGKADSKEQVIREMVDLMAEGGNINDIDTYRETVFKREEEGTTGIGEGIAIPHGKTEAVSAPGLAAMVLPEGVDYDSLDGEPAYLIFLIAAPNTEDNVHLEVLSRLSMLLMDEDFRNKLLHAKDVDEFLAYVDAAEKEKFPEEAEEKAEAPADASAKPYQILAVTACPTGIAHTYMAAEGLEKKAKEMGVTIKVETNGSGGAKNVLTPEEIAACDCIIIAADKDVAMARFDGKPLISTKVSDGINKAQELIERALSGNAPVYHSKGGATEEGGASADGDTIGRKIYKSLMNGVSHMLPFVIGGGILIALSFLVDGANAGTAAFGSGTPLAKFFNTVGNTAFGMMFPILAGYIAMAIGDRPALMPGIVGGLLAKAGTSVFLAEDAWISSGFFGALIAGFAAGYLMIGLKKLFDKLPKTLEGTKPVLLYPFFGILIMAAFMIFIVNPPVGAFNTWLNNVLSGMGESSKMLLGAVLAGMMSIDFGGPFNKAAYVFGTASIASGQFDIMASVMIGGMVPPIAIALATTFFKNRFTKSEQQTSITNYIMGLSFITEGAIPFAASDPLRIIPPCIVGSAIAGALSMMFGCGSRAPHGGIFVIGIIDNPLMFLIALVVGAVVAMAGIVLLKKPLKAE; this is translated from the coding sequence ATGAAGATTACAGACTTACTCAAAAAGCAAAGTATTTGCCTCGATGGCAAGGCAGACTCCAAAGAGCAGGTCATCCGTGAAATGGTCGATCTGATGGCAGAAGGCGGGAACATCAATGACATTGACACCTATCGTGAAACCGTCTTCAAACGAGAAGAAGAAGGAACTACAGGAATTGGTGAAGGCATTGCAATCCCGCATGGCAAGACTGAAGCAGTAAGCGCACCGGGACTTGCAGCCATGGTGCTTCCGGAGGGTGTAGATTACGATTCTCTGGACGGAGAACCGGCATATCTTATTTTCCTGATCGCAGCACCGAATACAGAGGACAATGTACATCTGGAAGTACTCAGTCGTCTGTCCATGCTTCTGATGGATGAGGATTTCAGAAACAAGCTGCTTCATGCAAAGGATGTTGATGAATTTCTTGCTTATGTTGATGCAGCCGAGAAAGAAAAATTCCCGGAAGAAGCAGAAGAAAAAGCAGAAGCTCCGGCGGATGCATCTGCAAAACCGTATCAGATCCTCGCAGTTACCGCATGCCCGACCGGTATCGCCCATACTTACATGGCGGCGGAAGGTCTGGAAAAGAAAGCGAAAGAAATGGGAGTTACCATCAAGGTAGAAACAAATGGATCTGGTGGTGCCAAGAACGTACTGACACCGGAAGAAATCGCTGCCTGCGACTGTATCATCATTGCAGCCGACAAGGATGTCGCAATGGCAAGATTTGACGGCAAGCCGCTGATCAGTACAAAGGTATCTGACGGAATCAACAAAGCACAGGAGCTGATCGAACGTGCCTTGAGTGGAAATGCTCCAGTTTATCACAGCAAGGGTGGAGCAACAGAAGAGGGTGGTGCGTCAGCTGACGGAGATACCATCGGACGCAAGATTTATAAGAGCCTGATGAATGGAGTATCCCATATGCTTCCGTTCGTAATCGGCGGTGGAATCCTGATCGCACTTTCTTTTCTGGTTGACGGTGCTAATGCAGGTACAGCAGCATTTGGTAGTGGAACTCCACTTGCAAAATTCTTCAACACCGTTGGAAATACAGCGTTTGGGATGATGTTCCCGATCCTTGCCGGTTATATTGCAATGGCAATTGGTGACAGACCGGCATTGATGCCTGGTATTGTAGGCGGACTTCTTGCAAAAGCCGGAACTTCTGTATTTCTTGCAGAAGACGCATGGATTTCATCCGGATTCTTCGGTGCACTGATCGCCGGATTTGCAGCAGGATACCTGATGATCGGATTGAAGAAATTGTTTGACAAGCTTCCGAAAACTCTGGAAGGGACAAAACCGGTTCTTCTGTATCCATTCTTTGGGATTCTGATCATGGCAGCATTTATGATCTTTATCGTAAACCCACCGGTTGGAGCATTTAACACCTGGCTGAATAATGTCCTTTCCGGAATGGGAGAATCCAGCAAGATGCTTCTGGGAGCGGTTCTTGCAGGTATGATGTCCATTGATTTTGGCGGACCGTTCAACAAAGCGGCATATGTATTTGGAACGGCATCCATCGCAAGTGGACAGTTTGATATTATGGCATCTGTTATGATCGGAGGTATGGTTCCACCGATCGCAATCGCACTTGCCACCACATTTTTTAAAAACCGTTTCACAAAGAGTGAACAGCAGACAAGTATCACAAACTACATCATGGGACTTTCTTTTATCACAGAAGGAGCCATTCCATTTGCAGCATCTGATCCGCTTCGAATCATTCCGCCATGTATAGTTGGTTCTGCAATAGCAGGCGCATTATCCATGATGTTTGGATGCGGATCAAGAGCTCCGCATGGAGGAATTTTTGTCATCGGAATTATTGACAATCCATTGATGTTTTTGATAGCATTGGTTGTAGGAGCTGTCGTAGCAATGGCGGGAATTGTATTACTCAAAAAGCCATTGAAAGCAGAGTAG
- the pfkB gene encoding 1-phosphofructokinase codes for MIYTVTFNPSLDYVVQADQLIPGEINRTTSEHIYPGGKGNNVSVILSNLGLKSKALGFKAGFTGDVLEKMLEEFGCETDFIPLKEGNSRINVKINAGTETEINGQGPVITEEAIQALYEKLDKLEEGDVLILAGSIPNTLPEDIYERILERLSGKEIRFVVDATKDLLLKVMKYHPFLIKPNNHELGEMFNVELKRKEDIIIYAKKLQALGAQHVLVSMAGDGAILVTKDGKVYETMPPKGKVVNSVGAGDSMVAGFITGYLNTKDMEKAFRLGVAAGSASAFCSWLATRDEIVALLGEPAEVYHI; via the coding sequence ATGATTTACACAGTGACATTTAACCCGTCTTTGGACTATGTGGTACAGGCAGATCAGCTGATCCCGGGAGAGATCAACCGGACAACAAGCGAACATATCTATCCGGGAGGAAAAGGAAACAATGTATCTGTGATTCTTTCCAATCTGGGACTTAAGAGCAAAGCGCTTGGATTCAAGGCAGGATTTACCGGAGATGTACTGGAAAAGATGCTGGAAGAGTTCGGATGTGAGACAGATTTTATCCCGTTAAAAGAAGGTAATAGCCGAATCAATGTAAAGATCAATGCAGGAACTGAGACTGAGATCAACGGACAGGGACCGGTTATCACAGAAGAAGCAATTCAGGCATTATATGAAAAGTTGGATAAGCTGGAAGAAGGCGATGTACTGATCCTTGCAGGAAGTATTCCGAATACTCTGCCGGAAGATATTTATGAGAGAATCCTGGAGAGACTTTCCGGAAAAGAAATCCGTTTTGTAGTGGATGCAACCAAGGATCTTCTTTTAAAAGTTATGAAATATCATCCGTTCCTGATCAAACCGAACAACCATGAGTTAGGTGAGATGTTTAACGTAGAACTGAAGAGAAAAGAAGACATCATCATTTATGCGAAGAAGTTACAGGCACTTGGAGCACAGCATGTACTGGTATCCATGGCAGGTGACGGAGCGATCCTTGTGACAAAGGATGGAAAAGTCTATGAGACCATGCCTCCGAAAGGAAAGGTTGTCAATTCTGTTGGCGCAGGTGATTCTATGGTGGCAGGATTTATTACCGGATATCTGAATACAAAAGATATGGAAAAAGCATTCCGCCTGGGTGTGGCGGCAGGAAGCGCTTCGGCATTCTGTTCGTGGCTCGCTACAAGAGATGAGATTGTTGCACTTCTTGGAGAACCGGCAGAAGTGTACCATATATAA
- a CDS encoding PolC-type DNA polymerase III codes for MTKLFFDVFPTLNIDNDSHMLFEKVEVTKITSTSARNHIKVYIYSTHLIPKKTVCYVENQIEEQLFSQGNIPVTIIEEYRLSEQYTPENLMHAYKESILFELEQKSVLEKNMFQKAKCRFEGERTMCLTMADTIVAEGKTSEITSYLKDVFENRFHVPVDVEIDYEEVGESKYKKFNEMQLQQEVDAIRERNQKLQAQHATEEAVKAKETEGVSKKKAEKAEDAAKEADASSTQNKQEQKKPETPKKQEFAGKSSGFKSGKGSFVRRDYPLKRSDDPNVIYGRDFDDMPIELKTVTGEMGEITFRGQVISFDTREIRNEKTIVMFAVTDFTDTIMVKMFTRNDQLPDLLAEIKKGVFLKIKGVTTIDKFDGELTIGSVTGIRKTSDFRVTRKDKYPEKRVELHCHTKMSDMDGVSEAKDLVKRAHDWGHPAIAITDHGVVQGFTDANHVIEDLDKDDPFKVIYGVEGYLVDDLTKIAENEKGQDLEGTYVVFDIETTGFSAVTDRIIEIGAVKVEDGKITDKFSTFVNPKRPIPFRITELTSITDEMVIDSPDIETILPQFIEFIGDAVLVAHNASFDVGFIEQNCKRQKIEADFTYVDTVALARVLLPALNRFKLDTVAKALNISLENHHRAVDDAGCTAEIFVKFVQMLKERELTTLAKVNEFGDLNPDSIKKLPTYHVIILARNDIGRVNLYQLVSASHLVYYNRRPRIPKSVLNEHREGLIVGSACEAGELYRALLDGKPDETIAKIVDFYDYLEIQPLGNNAFMVESDKVTSVNSMEDIMDLNQKIVHLGEQFHKPVVGTCDVHFMDPEDEVYRRIIMAGKGFGDADKQAPLYLRTTEEMLDEFAYLGSEKAYEVVIRNTNLIADMIEKISPVRPDKCPPVIENSDQMLRDICYNKAHSMYGDPLPEIVHERLERELNSIISNGFAVMYIIAQKLVWKSNEDGYLVGSRGSVGSSFVATMAGITEVNPLVPHYYCSNCHYSDFDSEEVKKYVGGCGHDMPDKNCPVCGQKLVKDGFDIPFETFLGFKGNKEPDIDLNFSGDYQSKAHKYTEVIFGKGQTFRAGTIAALAEKTAYGYVKNYYEERGDRKRNCEIDRIVAGCTGIRRSTGQHPGGIVVLPHGEDINSFTPIQHPANDMTTDIITTHFDYHSIDHNLLKLDILGHDDPTMIKTLEELINSDAMDNKYDGVNNVFKATDIPLDDPGVMGLFAGTEVLGITPEDIDGCPLGCLGVPEFGTDFVIQMVIDTKPKTLSDLIRISGLSHGTDVWLNNAQTLIEEGKATISTAICTRDDIMTYLINKGVESEESFTIMERVRKGTVAKGKCKEWSQFKKDMLEHDVPEWYIWSCERIKYMFPKAHAAAYVMMAYRIAYCKINYPLAYYAAYFGIRASAFSYELMGQGKEKLLYHMKEYKRRAELNQLSKKDQDTLKDMKNVLEMYARGFDFLPIDIYKSKASKFQIVGDKLLPPFNTIDGMGDKAAEAMEIAAKDGPYLSKDDFRQRTKVSKTLVDLMADMGLLGDLPETNQLSLFDFA; via the coding sequence ATGACAAAGCTATTTTTTGATGTGTTTCCAACATTGAATATTGATAACGACAGCCATATGTTGTTTGAAAAGGTGGAGGTGACGAAAATCACCTCCACTTCAGCCAGAAATCATATCAAGGTTTATATTTACAGTACCCATCTGATCCCGAAGAAGACGGTATGTTATGTGGAGAACCAGATTGAGGAACAGCTGTTTTCGCAGGGAAATATTCCGGTGACGATCATCGAGGAATACCGGCTTTCCGAGCAGTATACGCCGGAGAACCTGATGCATGCCTACAAGGAGAGTATTCTTTTTGAGCTGGAGCAGAAAAGTGTGCTGGAGAAAAATATGTTCCAGAAGGCAAAGTGCCGCTTCGAAGGGGAGCGTACTATGTGTCTGACTATGGCGGACACGATTGTTGCAGAGGGAAAGACCAGCGAGATCACCAGCTATCTGAAGGATGTCTTTGAGAACCGTTTCCACGTGCCGGTGGATGTAGAAATTGATTATGAAGAAGTAGGAGAGAGCAAATACAAGAAATTCAATGAAATGCAGCTTCAGCAGGAAGTAGATGCGATCAGGGAAAGGAATCAGAAGCTGCAGGCACAGCATGCCACGGAAGAGGCGGTAAAAGCAAAAGAAACGGAAGGCGTATCAAAGAAGAAAGCGGAAAAAGCAGAAGATGCCGCTAAAGAAGCAGATGCATCAAGTACGCAGAATAAACAGGAACAGAAGAAACCGGAGACTCCGAAAAAGCAGGAATTTGCAGGAAAGTCCAGTGGGTTCAAAAGTGGCAAGGGAAGCTTTGTGCGTCGGGATTATCCGCTCAAGCGCTCCGATGACCCGAACGTAATTTATGGACGGGACTTTGACGATATGCCGATCGAGCTGAAGACAGTTACCGGAGAGATGGGTGAGATTACTTTCCGGGGACAGGTGATCAGCTTTGATACCCGTGAGATCCGGAACGAAAAGACAATCGTCATGTTTGCCGTGACCGACTTTACCGACACGATCATGGTCAAGATGTTTACACGCAATGACCAGCTCCCGGATCTGCTTGCGGAGATTAAAAAAGGTGTATTTCTGAAAATCAAAGGAGTTACGACGATTGATAAATTTGATGGAGAGCTGACCATTGGTTCTGTAACCGGAATCCGCAAAACTTCGGATTTCCGTGTAACAAGAAAAGACAAGTATCCGGAAAAACGCGTGGAGCTTCACTGCCATACCAAGATGAGCGATATGGATGGTGTTTCCGAGGCAAAAGATCTGGTAAAGCGAGCACATGACTGGGGGCACCCGGCGATTGCAATCACCGATCATGGTGTGGTGCAGGGGTTTACCGATGCCAATCATGTGATCGAGGATCTGGATAAGGATGATCCATTTAAAGTTATTTATGGAGTGGAAGGATATCTGGTAGATGATCTGACTAAGATCGCAGAGAACGAAAAAGGACAGGACCTGGAAGGCACTTACGTGGTATTCGATATCGAGACAACCGGTTTTTCCGCTGTGACTGACCGGATCATCGAGATTGGCGCGGTAAAAGTGGAAGACGGTAAGATTACAGATAAGTTCAGTACCTTTGTCAATCCGAAACGTCCGATCCCGTTCCGTATCACGGAACTTACCAGCATCACCGATGAGATGGTCATCGATTCGCCGGATATTGAGACGATCTTGCCGCAGTTTATAGAATTTATTGGCGATGCGGTTCTGGTGGCGCATAATGCTTCTTTTGATGTGGGATTTATCGAGCAGAACTGCAAAAGGCAGAAGATTGAGGCTGATTTTACTTATGTAGATACCGTTGCACTTGCCCGTGTCCTTCTTCCGGCACTGAACCGTTTCAAGCTGGATACCGTTGCAAAAGCTTTAAATATTTCCCTGGAGAATCATCACCGCGCAGTTGATGATGCAGGCTGCACGGCAGAAATCTTTGTGAAATTTGTGCAGATGCTTAAAGAACGGGAACTGACAACGCTTGCAAAAGTTAATGAATTTGGGGATCTGAACCCGGATTCTATTAAAAAGCTTCCGACTTATCATGTCATTATTCTTGCAAGAAATGACATTGGTCGTGTGAATTTGTATCAGCTTGTTTCTGCATCCCATCTGGTTTACTATAATCGCAGACCCCGTATCCCGAAAAGTGTGCTAAATGAGCACCGGGAAGGTCTGATCGTGGGAAGTGCCTGCGAAGCCGGAGAGCTTTACCGTGCACTTCTGGATGGAAAGCCGGATGAGACGATCGCGAAGATCGTGGATTTTTATGACTATCTGGAAATCCAGCCGCTTGGAAACAATGCATTTATGGTAGAGAGTGACAAAGTAACTTCGGTCAATTCTATGGAAGATATCATGGATCTGAACCAGAAGATCGTGCATCTTGGGGAGCAGTTCCACAAACCGGTCGTGGGAACCTGTGACGTACATTTCATGGATCCGGAAGATGAGGTATACCGCCGGATCATCATGGCAGGAAAAGGATTTGGAGATGCCGATAAGCAGGCACCACTATACCTTCGTACAACGGAGGAAATGCTGGATGAATTTGCCTACCTTGGTTCGGAAAAAGCGTATGAAGTTGTGATCAGGAACACCAATCTGATCGCGGATATGATCGAGAAGATTTCTCCGGTCCGCCCGGATAAGTGTCCTCCGGTTATTGAGAATTCCGACCAGATGCTGCGAGATATCTGTTATAATAAAGCCCATTCTATGTACGGGGATCCCCTTCCGGAGATCGTACATGAACGACTGGAAAGAGAACTGAATTCCATCATTTCCAATGGATTTGCGGTTATGTATATCATTGCGCAGAAGCTGGTATGGAAATCCAACGAGGATGGTTACCTGGTAGGATCCCGTGGTTCGGTAGGATCTTCATTCGTTGCAACTATGGCAGGAATCACGGAGGTCAATCCTCTGGTTCCACATTACTATTGCAGCAATTGCCACTATAGTGATTTTGATTCGGAAGAAGTGAAAAAATATGTGGGTGGCTGTGGACACGATATGCCGGATAAGAACTGTCCGGTCTGTGGACAGAAGCTGGTCAAAGACGGATTTGATATTCCATTTGAGACTTTCCTTGGATTCAAGGGAAACAAAGAGCCGGATATCGACCTGAACTTCTCCGGAGATTACCAGAGTAAAGCGCATAAGTATACGGAGGTTATTTTCGGAAAAGGTCAGACCTTCCGTGCCGGAACCATTGCCGCACTTGCAGAAAAGACGGCTTATGGATATGTGAAGAATTATTATGAGGAGCGTGGTGACCGTAAGCGAAATTGCGAGATCGATCGTATCGTAGCTGGCTGTACCGGAATCCGCCGAAGTACCGGACAGCATCCGGGGGGAATTGTGGTTCTTCCGCATGGAGAGGACATTAACTCTTTCACTCCAATCCAGCATCCGGCAAATGATATGACGACCGATATTATCACCACTCATTTTGATTATCATTCCATCGACCACAACCTTTTGAAATTGGATATTCTCGGACACGATGATCCGACCATGATCAAAACGCTGGAAGAGCTGATCAATTCCGATGCGATGGACAATAAATACGATGGAGTGAATAATGTATTTAAAGCGACTGATATTCCATTGGATGATCCAGGTGTAATGGGACTTTTTGCAGGAACAGAGGTGCTCGGTATCACACCGGAGGACATTGACGGATGTCCGCTTGGTTGTCTGGGAGTCCCGGAGTTTGGTACAGATTTTGTTATCCAGATGGTAATTGATACCAAGCCAAAGACACTTTCGGACCTGATCCGTATTTCAGGTCTGTCTCATGGAACAGATGTGTGGCTGAACAATGCACAGACTCTGATTGAAGAAGGAAAGGCAACCATTTCCACGGCAATCTGTACCCGTGATGATATCATGACTTATCTGATCAACAAAGGTGTTGAAAGTGAAGAATCCTTCACAATCATGGAACGTGTGCGTAAAGGAACCGTCGCAAAAGGAAAATGTAAAGAGTGGTCACAGTTTAAAAAAGATATGCTGGAGCATGACGTGCCGGAATGGTATATCTGGTCCTGTGAGCGGATCAAATACATGTTCCCGAAAGCCCATGCTGCAGCTTATGTCATGATGGCATACCGGATTGCCTACTGCAAGATCAATTATCCGCTTGCCTATTATGCGGCATACTTCGGAATCCGTGCATCTGCATTTTCTTACGAACTGATGGGACAGGGAAAAGAAAAACTTCTCTACCATATGAAAGAATATAAAAGAAGAGCAGAACTCAATCAGCTCAGTAAAAAAGATCAGGATACCTTAAAAGATATGAAAAATGTACTGGAAATGTATGCCAGAGGATTTGATTTTTTACCGATCGATATCTACAAATCCAAAGCATCCAAGTTCCAGATCGTCGGCGATAAGCTCCTTCCACCGTTCAACACCATTGACGGCATGGGCGATAAAGCCGCCGAGGCTATGGAAATTGCCGCTAAAGACGGACCATACCTCTCTAAAGACGATTTCCGTCAGAGAACAAAAGTCAGCAAGACATTGGTTGACTTGATGGCAGATATGGGTTTGCTGGGCGACCTCCCGGAGACCAATCAGTTATCCCTGTTTGATTTTGCCTAA
- a CDS encoding HPr family phosphocarrier protein yields MKEFKYVVTDAQGIHARPAGILVKAIAKKTSDIKIKKAGDTREVNAKSIMAVMSLGVKKGNEVIITAEGEDEEEAIAEIQKVLEENL; encoded by the coding sequence ATGAAAGAATTTAAGTATGTAGTAACAGATGCACAGGGAATCCACGCAAGACCGGCAGGAATTCTGGTAAAAGCAATTGCGAAAAAAACTTCAGATATTAAGATCAAAAAAGCAGGAGATACACGTGAAGTCAATGCAAAGAGCATTATGGCAGTTATGAGTCTTGGTGTAAAAAAGGGAAATGAGGTTATCATCACAGCTGAAGGCGAAGACGAAGAAGAAGCAATCGCGGAAATCCAGAAAGTATTAGAGGAGAATCTGTAG